The following are encoded together in the Candidatus Obscuribacterales bacterium genome:
- the tsaD gene encoding tRNA (adenosine(37)-N6)-threonylcarbamoyltransferase complex transferase subunit TsaD has product MVTTLAIETSCDETAVAIVSDRHVLTSVVSSQIDIHRPYGGVVPEVASRQHVETVNWAIAQALDQADLSWDSIDGVAATVAPGLVGALLVGLSAAKTLALLHQKPFLGVHHLEGHIYASYLTEPTLEPPFLCLLVSGGHTSLLYVQGCGHYTTLGQTHDDAAGEAFDKVARLLDLGYPGGPVIDRLAAQGNPQAYALPEGKISLPQGGYHPYDSSFSGLKTAVLRLTQSLQAQTPDLPVADLAASFQSTVARSLTKRAIACALDHQLTTIVVGGGVAANSGLRQHLTAAAADKGLRVIFPPLKFCTDNAAMIACAAAEHLAHGRRSPLSLGVQSRMAVEDVLKLYE; this is encoded by the coding sequence ATGGTAACGACCCTCGCTATTGAAACCAGTTGTGATGAAACGGCCGTCGCCATTGTCAGCGATCGCCACGTGTTGACCAGTGTGGTGTCGTCTCAGATCGACATTCATCGCCCTTATGGGGGAGTGGTGCCGGAGGTGGCCTCTCGGCAGCATGTGGAAACTGTCAACTGGGCGATCGCTCAAGCGCTGGATCAAGCAGATCTGTCCTGGGATAGCATCGATGGCGTTGCGGCTACGGTGGCACCGGGGCTGGTGGGAGCGTTGCTGGTGGGGCTGAGTGCGGCTAAAACCTTGGCTTTGCTGCATCAAAAGCCGTTTCTGGGCGTCCATCACCTAGAAGGGCATATCTACGCTTCCTATCTCACGGAACCGACTTTAGAACCGCCCTTTCTCTGTCTTTTGGTATCAGGTGGGCATACTAGCCTGCTGTACGTTCAAGGCTGTGGGCATTACACAACGCTGGGGCAAACCCACGATGATGCAGCGGGGGAAGCCTTTGATAAGGTTGCGCGTTTGCTAGACCTAGGTTATCCAGGTGGCCCGGTGATCGATCGCCTCGCGGCCCAAGGAAATCCCCAGGCCTACGCCTTGCCAGAGGGAAAAATTTCTCTGCCCCAAGGCGGCTACCATCCCTATGATTCCAGCTTTAGCGGTCTGAAAACGGCTGTTTTGCGGCTGACCCAGTCTCTCCAGGCGCAGACTCCGGATTTGCCAGTAGCAGATCTAGCTGCTAGCTTTCAATCTACGGTGGCCCGATCGCTTACCAAACGAGCGATCGCCTGCGCCCTCGATCATCAACTAACTACCATCGTGGTGGGCGGCGGTGTTGCGGCCAACAGCGGTCTACGGCAGCATCTAACGGCAGCGGCGGCTGACAAGGGGCTGCGGGTGATTTTTCCGCCCCTGAAGTTCTGCACCGATAATGCCGCTATGATTGCCTGCGCGGCGGCGGAGCATCTGGCCCATGGACGGCGATCGCCCCTATCGTTGGGGGTACAGTCTCGCATGGCGGTGGAGGATGTGCTCAAGCTCTATGAATGA